From the Desulfosarcina sp. BuS5 genome, one window contains:
- a CDS encoding ABC transporter ATP-binding protein — MPFTVNKISKRYDELEVLADISFDVDDNKIVCLLGPSGCGKTTLLNIFSGITTPDAGSLTGFTPDNTCYLFQEPRLLKWKTVEENIDFVLKDKMTPEQRRDVIRKNLEIVGLWEYRDFYISKLSGGMKQRVAIARAFAFPAGIMLMDEPFKSLDLDLKASLIKSFTALWGINQRSVFFVTHDIHAALILGDDIFVLSEKPARIQKYIQNRVPLGERNLRNPDILEIEKQLYDHFSYFR; from the coding sequence ATGCCTTTTACTGTAAATAAAATAAGCAAGCGTTATGACGAGCTTGAAGTGCTGGCAGATATTTCATTTGATGTAGACGATAACAAAATTGTCTGTTTGCTGGGGCCGTCAGGCTGCGGCAAGACCACCCTGCTCAATATTTTTTCAGGAATTACAACACCAGATGCCGGCAGCCTGACCGGGTTTACGCCGGATAATACCTGCTATCTTTTTCAGGAACCGCGGCTCTTGAAATGGAAGACCGTTGAGGAAAATATTGATTTTGTATTAAAGGATAAAATGACACCGGAACAAAGAAGGGATGTTATCAGAAAAAACCTTGAAATTGTAGGACTATGGGAGTACCGGGATTTTTATATTTCCAAATTAAGCGGCGGCATGAAACAAAGGGTTGCAATTGCGCGGGCATTTGCCTTTCCTGCCGGAATAATGTTGATGGATGAGCCTTTCAAGTCCCTGGACCTTGATCTGAAAGCATCCCTGATTAAATCTTTTACCGCACTTTGGGGCATAAACCAGCGCTCTGTTTTTTTTGTAACCCATGACATCCACGCTGCCTTGATACTGGGAGATGACATTTTTGTTTTAAGTGAAAAGCCGGCCCGGATTCAAAAATATATTCAAAACAGGGTGCCCCTCGGCGAACGTAATTTGCGTAACCCCGATATCCTGGAAATAGAAAAACAATTATACGATCATTTTTCATACTTCAGGTAA
- a CDS encoding IS4 family transposase, which translates to MDIFNIPKKNFNPQSHARFLKPLQKIFPDTPQLKSRGHRPLKMTFEDQLHALIFFHLQEHESARDLIQHLKEDDFAKECVAPDGGISRSSFSEIINSRGLEQLEYVFQALCSQAQNALPSNYSDLGELVSIDGSLIDAVLSMYWADYRKGAKKAKGHFGFDVNRKIPIKIHLTNGNGAERPFVRSILTKGQTGIMDRGYQSHKDFDLLQDEKKHFVCRIKAKTTRTIIKEQPVDPDSYIFYDAVVLLGTPGVNQTRKPVRLVGYKIAGVKYFVATDRYDLTAEQVATVYKLRWDIETFFKWWKKHLKVYHLIAHSRYGLMVQILAGLITYLLMAIYCHEQFNEPVSIKRIRQLRNTIQNELRTDEKNVWSNNLIIKEQMLYAKT; encoded by the coding sequence ATGGACATATTCAATATCCCAAAAAAGAATTTTAATCCCCAATCTCATGCTCGATTTCTCAAACCTTTGCAAAAGATTTTTCCTGACACGCCACAGCTTAAATCCCGAGGTCACAGGCCATTGAAAATGACTTTTGAAGATCAGCTTCACGCACTGATATTTTTCCATCTACAAGAACATGAATCAGCTCGTGATCTTATTCAACACCTTAAAGAAGACGATTTTGCCAAAGAATGTGTCGCTCCAGATGGAGGGATCAGTCGTAGCAGTTTTTCCGAAATTATCAATTCTCGAGGGCTTGAACAGCTTGAATATGTTTTTCAAGCTCTTTGCAGCCAGGCACAAAATGCTTTACCATCAAATTATTCAGATCTCGGTGAACTCGTTTCCATTGATGGATCTTTAATTGATGCAGTTCTGTCCATGTACTGGGCTGATTACAGAAAAGGCGCTAAAAAAGCAAAAGGCCATTTCGGCTTTGATGTCAATCGCAAGATTCCTATAAAAATTCATCTGACAAATGGAAATGGCGCTGAACGCCCCTTTGTCAGGTCTATCCTTACAAAAGGCCAAACAGGAATCATGGATCGGGGGTATCAATCACATAAGGATTTTGATCTTCTTCAGGATGAAAAAAAACATTTTGTTTGCCGCATCAAAGCGAAAACAACAAGAACTATTATCAAAGAGCAGCCTGTTGATCCCGACAGCTATATTTTTTATGATGCTGTGGTTCTTCTTGGCACTCCTGGGGTAAACCAGACCAGAAAGCCGGTTCGACTGGTTGGTTATAAAATTGCCGGTGTCAAATATTTTGTGGCAACTGATCGTTATGATCTTACAGCCGAGCAGGTTGCAACCGTTTATAAGCTTAGATGGGATATCGAAACTTTTTTCAAATGGTGGAAGAAACATTTAAAAGTGTACCACTTGATTGCTCACAGTAGATATGGCCTGATGGTTCAAATCCTTGCGGGGTTAATAACCTACCTGCTTATGGCCATATACTGCCATGAACAGTTTAATGAACCTGTATCAATAAAGAGGATTCGTCAGCTTAGAAATACCATCCAGAACGAATTACGTACTGACGAAAAAAACGTATGGTCTAATAATCTGATTATCAAAGAGCAAATGCTATATGCAAAAACTTAA
- a CDS encoding adenosylcobinamide amidohydrolase, producing MEGKFESAGLEAKEPCGTINTILCINMELTPGAMVRSVMMATEAKTAALQDLNVNSCYSDGLATGTGTDQIAVASRLTGKTPLTGAGKHTKLGELIGRTVKMAVAGALELQNGITPLNRRSVLVHIERFGADEKGIKEGMSVFLSKEQAALLMNNFDCINSDPITVAAAAALVHMRDKFIQRILPVTCLVEIFTTYGAHLAAAVSGKYDRFILYKNRLPNKKIRLEKSAFLEFIYCCMAMGFEEKWKKNEKPSGFRQVRRSGNSGGIIDIPLN from the coding sequence ATGGAGGGTAAATTTGAGTCAGCGGGTCTAGAGGCAAAAGAGCCATGCGGCACAATTAACACTATTCTCTGCATAAATATGGAACTAACCCCAGGCGCCATGGTTCGGTCTGTTATGATGGCCACCGAAGCCAAAACTGCGGCACTTCAGGATCTTAATGTTAATTCCTGCTATTCGGACGGTCTTGCCACCGGTACCGGCACAGATCAGATAGCGGTGGCCTCCCGGCTGACCGGAAAAACACCTCTTACCGGAGCCGGCAAACATACAAAACTGGGTGAATTGATCGGAAGAACTGTAAAAATGGCGGTGGCCGGCGCCCTGGAGCTTCAAAATGGAATTACTCCTTTAAACCGTAGATCAGTACTGGTACATATTGAGAGGTTCGGCGCTGATGAAAAAGGTATAAAAGAAGGGATGTCCGTATTTCTTTCCAAAGAGCAGGCTGCGCTTTTAATGAATAATTTTGATTGCATTAATTCTGATCCCATAACCGTAGCGGCTGCGGCCGCTCTCGTGCATATGCGGGACAAGTTTATCCAGCGGATTCTGCCGGTAACCTGCCTTGTGGAAATATTTACCACTTACGGAGCACACCTGGCAGCAGCGGTATCAGGAAAATACGACCGGTTCATCTTGTATAAAAACAGGTTGCCTAACAAAAAAATAAGGCTGGAAAAGTCGGCTTTCCTGGAGTTTATTTATTGCTGCATGGCTATGGGGTTTGAGGAAAAATGGAAAAAAAATGAGAAACCATCCGGATTTAGACAAGTGCGCCGGTCAGGCAATTCGGGAGGCATCATAGATATTCCTTTGAATTAA
- a CDS encoding ABC transporter permease, whose protein sequence is MRISIYKNNLTVAFSLLVLLALWKILSLLVDAAIIIPSPEETLKACFTLLVQPDFLTRVWHTVARSLTGFFVALFSALFLGIIGGACRPAFILFKPLVSITKATPTMSIILLALIWLHTEIAPILVGFLVIFPLLYTNIVEGIRNVDGKLLEMARMYQVKKKRIIAELYLPSLSSYLTAGAATALGLNLKVIIAAEVLSQPKNCIGTSLHMEQINLNTAGVFAWTIIAILISSFFDYSLNFLRQKISSVRLSFCI, encoded by the coding sequence ATGCGGATTTCTATTTACAAAAATAATCTTACTGTTGCTTTTTCTCTGCTGGTTTTACTTGCGCTATGGAAAATACTCTCTTTATTGGTGGATGCAGCGATTATCATACCCTCACCGGAAGAGACACTTAAAGCCTGTTTTACGCTGCTGGTTCAACCCGATTTTCTTACCAGGGTTTGGCATACGGTTGCAAGAAGCCTGACCGGATTTTTTGTTGCTCTTTTTTCAGCGCTCTTTCTGGGAATTATCGGGGGTGCTTGCAGACCCGCGTTTATTCTTTTCAAGCCGCTGGTGAGTATCACCAAGGCTACGCCGACCATGTCGATTATTCTCCTGGCACTGATCTGGCTGCATACTGAAATTGCGCCGATCCTGGTGGGCTTTTTGGTTATTTTCCCCCTGCTCTATACCAACATTGTGGAGGGTATCAGAAACGTGGATGGTAAATTACTTGAAATGGCAAGGATGTATCAGGTTAAAAAGAAAAGAATTATAGCTGAACTTTACCTGCCCTCGCTTTCATCCTATCTGACTGCGGGTGCGGCTACGGCTCTTGGATTGAATCTTAAAGTCATTATCGCAGCGGAAGTATTAAGCCAGCCCAAAAACTGTATCGGAACCAGCCTGCATATGGAGCAGATCAACCTGAATACGGCCGGAGTATTTGCCTGGACGATTATTGCTATTCTGATATCCTCCTTTTTTGATTACTCGTTAAATTTTTTGCGACAAAAAATCAGTAGTGTCCGGTTAAGTTTTTGCATATAG
- a CDS encoding carbon-nitrogen hydrolase family protein, whose protein sequence is MQSKSKVEAIDHDSKKQRTENKLKIAFIHLNVRHKNLEANRQNIIELNRKAANRGADLILNPELAVSGYSFSSRDDIAEYAISKDDCLLTSLSEIAKAHSAYIIIGLAERDDATWIYYNSAIVIDPAGRRICTYRKINAESRWSCPGRADQKGFFDTRWGRVGLLICSDTYYGLLPRSMALKGVDLLLVPANWPPGDLDPGDLWRARAMENGFFLAACNRTGQDLVMDCRKSASYLFDPAGDLLFEGRHEDSRLFMAEIPLDKNGKLAGIKRQTILAKRNLLFYRSIYLDRRLVSDLTDYYELPQPGTLNLELVVPEDGKFDAASIEKNMVKYRNKGPIFYLLPEMNAGDFNLSKVKRLAEKYQTGFAVAVKRSKGLVDYILVTYDEILKYTIGDSGQNTEIPFPVIKSGTAKIAIVPFEYFKHPELALALAKTGCDLVLLPLDQLDFKKRLSARIKTTENIAVAVCANNGAAFYMPPEGHLLWKKKLFKGTGIFSCEIDTVKTRKKSFQDRVDFELILGAGG, encoded by the coding sequence ATGCAAAGCAAGTCCAAGGTTGAGGCTATTGATCATGATTCGAAAAAACAACGGACTGAAAATAAGTTGAAAATTGCCTTTATCCATTTGAATGTCCGGCACAAGAATTTGGAGGCAAACCGCCAAAATATTATTGAGTTGAATCGGAAAGCAGCCAACCGGGGCGCTGATCTGATTTTAAATCCTGAACTGGCGGTTTCCGGATATTCTTTTTCATCCAGGGATGATATTGCCGAATATGCAATATCAAAAGACGATTGCCTGCTGACCTCTTTATCTGAGATAGCAAAGGCGCATAGCGCCTATATTATAATCGGCCTGGCAGAACGTGATGACGCAACATGGATTTATTACAACAGCGCCATTGTTATTGATCCGGCCGGCCGCCGGATATGCACCTATAGAAAGATAAATGCTGAATCACGCTGGTCATGTCCTGGCCGCGCGGACCAGAAGGGTTTTTTTGATACACGCTGGGGCAGGGTAGGGCTGCTGATTTGCTCTGATACTTATTATGGCCTGTTGCCCCGTTCCATGGCTTTAAAAGGTGTTGACCTGCTGCTGGTACCTGCTAACTGGCCGCCGGGTGATCTTGATCCCGGAGATTTATGGCGTGCCAGAGCTATGGAAAACGGATTTTTCCTGGCTGCATGCAACCGCACCGGGCAAGATCTTGTAATGGATTGCCGTAAATCGGCCTCATATCTTTTTGATCCGGCAGGTGATCTTCTTTTTGAAGGGAGGCATGAAGATTCCCGTTTATTTATGGCTGAAATTCCTCTTGATAAAAACGGAAAACTTGCAGGAATTAAACGGCAAACTATTCTGGCAAAGCGGAACCTATTGTTTTACCGGTCAATCTATCTTGACCGCCGGCTTGTCAGTGATCTGACGGATTATTATGAACTTCCGCAGCCCGGAACCTTGAATCTTGAACTTGTTGTGCCTGAAGATGGAAAATTTGACGCGGCATCGATTGAAAAGAATATGGTAAAATATAGAAATAAAGGCCCGATTTTTTATCTGCTGCCGGAAATGAACGCCGGTGATTTTAATTTGAGCAAAGTGAAAAGACTGGCTGAAAAATATCAAACCGGCTTTGCAGTTGCAGTAAAACGCAGCAAGGGTTTGGTAGATTATATCCTGGTTACCTATGATGAAATCCTGAAATATACTATTGGAGATTCCGGGCAGAATACCGAAATTCCTTTTCCTGTTATTAAATCCGGAACAGCCAAAATTGCAATAGTCCCTTTTGAATATTTTAAACATCCGGAGCTTGCCCTTGCGCTGGCCAAGACCGGGTGTGATCTGGTTCTCTTGCCCCTGGATCAGCTTGATTTTAAAAAGAGACTTTCAGCAAGAATTAAAACCACCGAAAATATTGCCGTGGCTGTTTGCGCCAATAACGGGGCAGCGTTTTATATGCCGCCAGAGGGGCACCTGCTATGGAAAAAAAAATTATTCAAGGGTACTGGAATATTTTCATGCGAAATTGATACGGTCAAAACCAGGAAAAAAAGTTTTCAGGACAGGGTCGATTTTGAGCTGATTTTAGGCGCCGGCGGGTGA
- a CDS encoding type II toxin-antitoxin system VapC family toxin produces the protein MIYLDTHIVVWLYAGKVEKLSEPAKELINDHEVFISSVVRLELQYLFEIQRITDEANEIVFDLSDRIGLKICDKSFNTIVSSALNFSWTRDPFDRIIVANAMINQNILVTKDQNILKNYEKAIW, from the coding sequence TTGATTTACCTTGATACTCACATAGTCGTATGGCTGTATGCAGGAAAAGTAGAAAAGTTAAGTGAACCGGCCAAGGAACTGATAAATGACCATGAAGTCTTTATTTCATCTGTAGTACGTTTGGAGTTACAATATTTGTTTGAAATTCAACGTATCACAGATGAGGCCAATGAAATCGTATTTGATCTATCAGATCGAATCGGACTTAAAATATGCGACAAAAGCTTTAATACCATTGTAAGCAGCGCTTTAAATTTTTCCTGGACCCGTGATCCATTTGACCGCATTATTGTTGCTAATGCAATGATAAATCAAAATATTTTGGTGACAAAAGATCAAAATATTTTAAAAAATTATGAAAAAGCAATATGGTAA
- a CDS encoding ABC transporter ATP-binding protein gives MIRIENLKKSYKNIHALKGVSFRVPPGELFAYLGPNGAGKTTTIRILSGLTRRSGGDAWLGGFHIEKESLKAKKHFGMVMQSINLDQELTIFENLDIHGRLFNMSSAKRRKKIDELLAYVDLIDRKKSLVKQLSGGMKRRLMIARAMVHSPRILFLDEPTVGLDAEIRRRIWGLIKKIQNRGTTILLTTHQQFPTKSKIIYLNY, from the coding sequence ATGATCCGGATAGAAAATTTGAAAAAATCATACAAAAATATTCATGCTTTAAAAGGGGTTAGCTTCAGGGTTCCTCCAGGTGAACTATTTGCATATCTTGGTCCTAACGGGGCCGGCAAAACAACAACCATCCGGATTTTAAGCGGACTTACCAGGCGCTCTGGAGGCGATGCCTGGCTGGGCGGTTTTCATATTGAAAAAGAAAGCCTCAAGGCCAAAAAACATTTCGGTATGGTCATGCAGTCGATTAATTTGGACCAGGAACTCACGATTTTTGAAAACCTGGATATTCACGGTCGGCTTTTTAATATGTCTTCTGCTAAACGGAGAAAAAAAATAGACGAACTCCTGGCCTATGTAGACCTTATTGACCGTAAAAAGAGTCTTGTAAAACAGCTTTCCGGAGGTATGAAGCGGCGCTTGATGATTGCAAGAGCGATGGTTCATTCCCCACGGATTCTTTTTTTAGATGAGCCTACAGTAGGATTGGATGCCGAAATCCGCAGGCGGATCTGGGGATTGATAAAAAAAATTCAAAATAGAGGTACCACCATCCTTTTAACGACCCATCAGCAATTCCCGACCAAAAGTAAGATAATATATTTAAATTATTAG
- a CDS encoding FmdE family protein → MLKKCLLTIIAIALSAISTTVYSMAANPWPEFYSQAPEILIIDPMAVMAGSMPEGANMLTIKLTDVALYSGRICPSMAAGYMLTKKAMDALYPNSIPQRGQIRVSATAAATELMEVTSYITGVRPLYGRGEINACDLVIDPSLKPKKYGQYVMVFQRKDTGKAVKGVYNKFKLIPEKKIKKIKKISKKILQGNASPREKEKNWSILNTMVEKVLMETPEGVIEIIPMEGYQFPESPEK, encoded by the coding sequence ATGTTAAAAAAATGTCTATTAACAATAATTGCAATTGCGTTATCAGCAATATCAACAACTGTTTATTCCATGGCTGCCAATCCATGGCCTGAATTTTACAGTCAGGCGCCTGAAATTCTGATCATTGATCCCATGGCCGTGATGGCAGGTTCAATGCCCGAAGGGGCAAACATGCTTACCATTAAATTGACAGATGTGGCTCTTTACAGTGGTCGTATCTGTCCCAGCATGGCTGCCGGATATATGCTTACAAAAAAGGCCATGGATGCTCTTTATCCGAACAGCATCCCTCAACGTGGGCAAATCCGTGTTTCCGCAACGGCTGCTGCCACTGAGCTTATGGAGGTTACCTCATACATCACAGGAGTACGTCCGCTTTACGGCCGTGGTGAAATCAATGCTTGCGACCTGGTGATTGATCCTTCTTTAAAACCAAAAAAATACGGTCAATATGTAATGGTGTTTCAACGCAAAGATACAGGAAAAGCAGTAAAAGGAGTTTATAATAAATTTAAACTCATTCCTGAAAAAAAAATAAAAAAAATAAAAAAAATTTCAAAAAAAATATTACAAGGCAATGCTTCACCCCGGGAAAAAGAAAAAAACTGGAGCATACTTAATACCATGGTAGAAAAAGTCCTGATGGAAACTCCTGAGGGCGTAATAGAAATTATACCCATGGAAGGGTACCAATTCCCTGAGTCTCCTGAAAAATGA
- a CDS encoding TonB-dependent receptor plug domain-containing protein: MIIADVFAGEQAYVMDEMVVSATKDEKKVFDVAAPMEVVTSGEIEKNTPTTPGQVLQRLPGVSMSTSGIWTTIPTVRGLGLSRTLVLIDGVRESNNIWRQSDPMAPIIDMGEIERIEVIKGPASVLYGTDALGGVINIITKKPSFALKDEWTFSNSAEGLYSSVNEGWYGRYRLSGGGYGFDFMLSAAGRDNDNYEDGNRDDVNNSQFKNQSFDLKSHYYFNPDHFVTLTIRDNEIDDMGVTFKPDSPYFRYTEYDNQTYKLAYDGKNIGFFDSIHFDAFHTEQERRVEGKAFSDAKPMYSLKTSHVNTHSSGVNMHNFINIKGNQRLLTGFTYSHETSNSDETLKSFKIANDAQALNLDFEPIPDAETDLYGIFAQDEIFIGDKTTLTLAVRYDHIETSSKDLPFKVVKYTPGGPVETLDNIEVSDEKFDAFTYNLGLLYALTPNIHLTANANSGFRAPTIMELYAIRWGATTAYYGNPELDPEQSYNFDLGVKLNYQRFRGMFNIYYNQVKDLISAKIFPNDFWMGKKKEIYINIADAELYGFEASSEYDLLEWMTLFGNLAYVTGEDTENDDYLIDIPPLNGLAGVRFHLENGKKKYWLELEAQIFDKQDHTAPWEDDTAGYSVFNIRSGMKLPAGYFENITLTLNVENLFNKQYHEHLKVKDNHSPCPGLNILAGLKIEF; this comes from the coding sequence ATGATAATTGCTGACGTCTTTGCGGGTGAGCAGGCTTATGTCATGGACGAAATGGTGGTAAGCGCCACCAAAGATGAAAAAAAAGTATTTGATGTGGCAGCGCCTATGGAGGTGGTTACATCAGGGGAAATTGAGAAAAACACACCAACAACTCCGGGACAGGTTTTACAAAGACTGCCAGGTGTTTCCATGTCAACATCGGGGATATGGACAACCATTCCCACCGTCAGGGGATTAGGTCTGAGCCGGACACTTGTTTTGATTGATGGAGTTCGGGAAAGCAATAATATCTGGAGGCAATCAGATCCGATGGCTCCTATTATTGATATGGGAGAAATTGAAAGAATAGAAGTAATAAAAGGCCCTGCTTCGGTCTTGTATGGCACCGATGCTTTAGGGGGCGTGATAAATATCATTACCAAAAAGCCCTCTTTTGCGCTTAAGGATGAATGGACTTTCAGCAATTCAGCGGAAGGCCTCTATTCTTCAGTTAACGAAGGCTGGTACGGCAGATACCGCTTGAGCGGAGGCGGATACGGATTTGATTTTATGCTGAGCGCTGCGGGCCGGGACAATGATAATTATGAGGATGGCAATAGAGATGATGTAAATAATTCACAATTTAAAAACCAGTCTTTTGATTTGAAATCCCATTATTATTTTAATCCGGATCATTTTGTAACCTTGACCATAAGGGATAATGAGATTGATGATATGGGAGTTACGTTTAAACCGGATTCTCCTTATTTCCGTTATACCGAATATGATAACCAGACCTATAAATTAGCCTATGATGGAAAAAATATAGGTTTTTTTGATTCCATCCATTTTGATGCTTTCCATACAGAGCAGGAAAGAAGAGTTGAGGGAAAGGCCTTTTCAGATGCCAAGCCGATGTATTCTTTGAAAACAAGCCATGTTAATACACACTCAAGCGGTGTCAACATGCATAACTTTATTAATATAAAGGGAAACCAAAGGCTGCTTACAGGTTTTACTTATTCACATGAAACATCAAACTCAGACGAAACCTTAAAGAGCTTTAAAATTGCAAATGATGCGCAAGCACTAAATCTGGATTTTGAACCGATACCCGATGCAGAAACTGATTTGTATGGCATTTTTGCCCAGGATGAAATTTTCATTGGTGATAAAACCACCCTGACCCTTGCAGTTAGATATGATCATATTGAAACGTCCAGCAAGGACTTGCCGTTTAAAGTTGTAAAATATACCCCGGGAGGGCCTGTAGAAACATTGGATAATATTGAGGTGTCGGATGAAAAATTCGATGCATTTACTTATAATCTTGGGCTGTTATACGCATTGACCCCCAATATTCATCTTACGGCCAATGCCAACTCAGGATTCAGGGCGCCTACGATTATGGAGCTGTATGCCATCCGCTGGGGAGCAACAACGGCTTATTATGGAAACCCGGAGCTTGATCCGGAACAATCATATAATTTTGACCTTGGCGTTAAACTGAATTATCAGAGATTCAGAGGCATGTTTAATATTTATTACAATCAGGTCAAAGACCTTATAAGTGCAAAAATATTTCCCAATGACTTCTGGATGGGCAAGAAAAAAGAAATCTATATCAATATAGCCGATGCGGAACTCTATGGTTTTGAAGCTTCCTCCGAATATGATCTTCTCGAATGGATGACGCTTTTCGGCAACCTGGCCTACGTTACAGGTGAAGATACTGAGAACGATGACTATTTAATAGATATTCCGCCTTTAAATGGTTTGGCAGGTGTAAGGTTTCATTTGGAGAATGGCAAGAAAAAATACTGGCTGGAACTGGAAGCACAGATTTTTGACAAGCAGGATCACACGGCTCCCTGGGAGGATGATACAGCAGGCTATTCCGTTTTCAATATAAGAAGCGGAATGAAACTCCCTGCCGGTTATTTTGAAAATATTACCCTTACCTTAAATGTTGAAAATCTTTTTAATAAACAATATCATGAGCATCTGAAAGTGAAAGATAACCATAGTCCTTGCCCCGGCCTGAATATCCTGGCCGGCCTCAAGATTGAATTTTAA
- a CDS encoding type II toxin-antitoxin system Phd/YefM family antitoxin, whose protein sequence is MKTITATELRGNIYNLLDEVLNTGIPIEINKGGRKLRIVPAGKTNKLQNLVSRPNVIKGNPNDLVSISWEKEINLDLP, encoded by the coding sequence ATGAAAACAATTACAGCAACTGAATTAAGAGGAAATATATACAATCTGCTTGATGAAGTATTAAACACGGGCATCCCGATTGAAATTAATAAGGGAGGCAGAAAACTGAGAATCGTGCCCGCAGGCAAGACAAACAAACTGCAAAATTTAGTTTCAAGGCCAAATGTGATTAAAGGAAATCCGAACGATCTTGTAAGTATTAGTTGGGAAAAGGAGATAAATCTTGATTTACCTTGA
- a CDS encoding ATP-binding protein encodes MGKNKLVYPFAAIVGQENMKLALILNVINPTLSGVLIRGEKGTAKSTAVRALADVLPEIEVFENDPFQFAPEDESDLYRECMLAAYGKNISSLESIKKVKRKVRVVELPVGATEDRVVGTLDLEQALKKGEKQIEPGILAAAHRGILYVDEVNLLDDHVVDVLLDSAAMGVNTIEREGVSFSHPARFTLVGTMNPEEGELRPQLLDRFGLCVLIEGAREPEDRVAIMERRAAFDEEPAAFCKEWETASKELTKKIEQAITLYPKVTIERRLLFEITSFCLDVGVDGHRGDIIMLKTAKTLSAWNGRREVVSADIELAAELVLPHRVRRQPLQEIGENVKNLRGTK; translated from the coding sequence ATGGGAAAAAACAAACTGGTTTATCCATTTGCAGCGATTGTCGGACAGGAAAACATGAAACTTGCCCTGATTTTAAATGTTATAAATCCAACCCTTTCAGGAGTTTTGATCCGTGGAGAAAAGGGGACTGCAAAGTCGACTGCGGTGCGGGCGCTGGCAGATGTTTTGCCGGAGATCGAGGTCTTTGAAAATGATCCGTTCCAATTTGCCCCAGAGGATGAATCCGATCTATACAGGGAATGTATGCTGGCCGCGTACGGCAAAAATATTTCTTCGCTGGAATCGATAAAAAAAGTGAAACGCAAAGTGCGCGTGGTGGAGCTGCCGGTTGGCGCCACCGAAGACAGGGTCGTAGGGACCCTGGATCTGGAGCAGGCCCTTAAAAAAGGTGAAAAACAGATTGAACCGGGTATTCTCGCAGCAGCCCACAGGGGAATCCTCTATGTGGATGAAGTAAACCTTCTGGATGATCACGTGGTGGATGTGCTGTTAGATTCTGCGGCCATGGGGGTCAACACCATTGAACGGGAGGGGGTCTCATTTTCTCATCCCGCACGCTTTACCTTGGTGGGAACCATGAATCCTGAAGAAGGAGAGCTGCGGCCCCAGCTTCTGGACCGGTTCGGGCTGTGCGTATTGATCGAAGGAGCCAGGGAACCCGAAGACCGGGTGGCTATTATGGAGAGGCGGGCGGCCTTTGATGAAGAACCTGCTGCTTTTTGTAAAGAGTGGGAGACCGCTTCAAAAGAACTGACCAAAAAGATTGAGCAGGCAATTACACTCTATCCAAAGGTAACCATTGAACGCCGGCTTTTGTTTGAAATCACTTCTTTTTGCCTTGACGTGGGTGTCGACGGTCATCGGGGAGACATCATCATGCTGAAAACAGCCAAGACACTTTCCGCCTGGAATGGCCGAAGGGAAGTAGTTTCCGCAGACATCGAGCTTGCAGCGGAACTGGTTTTGCCGCACAGGGTGCGGCGTCAGCCGCTCCAGGAGATTGGAGAAAATGTGAAAAACCTGCGGGGAACAAAATGA